AATTCTCAAAAGACTTTTGAGTCCTGGTTCGCCTTGTTCTCCCTTGGAACCTTGTGGGCCGGGCGCTCCATCCTTAGTGCAGGAAAATAAAATAGCAAATACAAGAATAAAGGGATAAACGTAATTTTTGACTTTCATATAGGGAATTTTAATATTGAAATTGGGCTAAAAAAAAGCCATTTCAGATGATGAAATGGCTTTTCTAATTCGGTCGGGACGACAAGATTCGAACTTGCGACCCCTAGCACCCCATGCTAGTGCGCTACCGGGCTGCGCTACGTCCCGAACTCCTCAGGGAGGGGATGCAAAAGTAGTATTTTTTTGAATTTTACAAAATTATAGTACTTTTTTTTCAAAGCTGTAAGAGAATGACTATTTGAACAATAAGTCGAAACCCGCCATAGGCCGCGTTGGCTTCATTTTCTGGCCCCGGTTTTGTACTTCCTCCAGTAATAAAACTGCCAAGACCATGAAGCATATTATTCTCATCCTGGGCGTTTTTTTAATAATGGCCGTCAGCTGTGTGCCGCCAAGGCGACCACCGCCACCGCCTCACCCGCCAAGACCTCATGCAAGCATGATTTTACCTCAGCTTCACAGCTAAATAATAAAAAACGGTCTCTACCCGCGTAGAGACCGTTTCCGTTATGTTAATCCCTGCCACTACTCCGCGATATCAACCAGACGATCACGGCAATCAATATCGCCACTATAATAATCCCTGTCCATACCCCCGCCTTAAAAATACCGCCAATAACAGAACAGCTACTTAACAACATCATCAGGGCAAACGCCATCGGATATACGTTTTTTTTCATAGTCATTTGTTTGATTTTGAATTATACCGGTGATTTTTTATTCGCCAGCCGCAAAAAATTTGCAACTATCAGATTATTTGACAAGCTTTATATCAGCCACTCAACAACCAAAATCAGTATGAAAGAAGCGAACGCCATCAGGCCCGACATGCATGTCGTGGCTTCACATAATACCCTCTGGAATAAATTCCGCCAGGGCGACAGACACGCCTTCTCATCCATATACGATACCTATATTGATGATCTCTATCATTATGGAATGCACTTCTGCCAGGATAATGAAAGAGTCAGAGACTGCCTCCAGGACCTCTTCCAGGACCTGTGGTCCAG
This window of the Chitinophaga sp. Cy-1792 genome carries:
- a CDS encoding phosphatidate cytidylyltransferase; translated protein: MKKNVYPMAFALMMLLSSCSVIGGIFKAGVWTGIIIVAILIAVIVWLISRSSGRD